A single genomic interval of Phocoena sinus isolate mPhoSin1 chromosome 15, mPhoSin1.pri, whole genome shotgun sequence harbors:
- the RBAK gene encoding RB-associated KRAB zinc finger protein, with the protein MNESQGPVSFTDVAVDFTQEEWQQLDPDEKTTYRDVMLENYSHLVSVGYDSTKPNVILKLEQGEEPWVADGEFPRQFHPEEVWKVDDLMERAQENKDECSRQAVSINSRTLTEEREVAFDKTYNMEISLVPSNLMSRNCVSCGKTLGSTSELIISDGSYAREKPDECSECGKTFHGEKLYEFHQNGEAFSQNEESIQKISILEKPFEYNECTEALDNEAVFITHKRAYMGEKPYDWNDSGSDFIQMSSFNVYQRSQMELKPFECSECGKSFCKKSKFIIHQRAHTGEKPYECNVCGKSFSQKGTLTVHRRSHLEEKPYKCNECGKTFCQKLHLTQHLRTHSGEKPYECNECGKTFCQKTHLTLHQRNHSGERPYPCNECGKSFSRKSALSDHQRTHTGEKLYKCNECGKSYYRKSTLITHQRTHTGEKPYQCSECGKFFSRVSYLTIHYRSHLEEKPYECNECGKTFNLNSAFIRHRKVHTDEKPHECSECGKFSYLTNHHTTHLGEKPYECSECGKTLLENSAFNGHQSLPKGEKSYECNICGKLFSELSYYTIHYRSHSEEKPYGCNECGKTFSHNSSLFRHQRVHTGEKPYECYECGKFFSQKSYLTIHHRIHSGEKPYECSKCGKVFSRMSNLTVHYRSHSGEKPYECNECGKVFSQKSYLTVHYRTHSGEKPYECNECGKKFHHRSAFNSHQRIHRRGNMNVLDMGMLL; encoded by the exons ATGAATGAATCCCAG GGGCCAGTGTCATTCACGGACGTGGCCGTGGACTTCACTCAGGAGGAGTGGCAGCAACTGGACCCTGATGAGAAGACAACCTACAGGGACGTGATGCTGGAGAACTACAGCCATCTGGTCTCTGTGG GGTACGACAGCACCAAACCGAACGTGATCCTCAAGTTGGAGCAGGGAGAGGAGCCTTGGGTAGCAGATGGCGAGTTCCCACGGCAGTTTCACCCAG aaGAAGTCTGGAAAGTTGATGACCTGATGGAGAGAGCCCAAGAAAATAAAGACGAATGTTCAAGGCAAGCTGTTTCTATCAACAGCAGAACCCTGACTGAGGAGAGAGAGGTTGCATTTGACAAAACTTATAACATGGAAATAAGCCTTGTTCCTTCAAACCTAATGTCTCGTAATTGTGTCTCATGTGGAAAGACTTTGGGATCTACTTCAGAATTAATTATTAGTGATGGAAGCTATGCAAGAGAGAAACCTGATGAGtgtagtgaatgtgggaaaacATTTCATGGAGAGAAACTCTATGAATTTCATCAAAATGGGGAAGCCTTTTCTCAAAATGAAGAAAGTATTCAGAAAATTAGTATTTTGGAGAAACCCTTTGAATATAATGAATGCACAGAAGCCTTAGACAATGAAGCTGTTTTCATTACTCATAAGAGAGCTTATATGGGGGAGAAGCCCTATGATTGGAATGATTCTGGATCAGACTTCATCCAGATGTCAAGTTTTAATGTATACCAGAGATCACAGATGGAATTGAAGCCCTTTGAATGCAGTGAGTGTGGGAAATCCTTCTGTAAAAAGTCAAAATTCATTATACACCAGAGggctcacacaggagagaaaccttacGAATGTAACGTATGTGGGAAATCCTTCAGCCAAAAAGGAACCCTCACCGTACATCGGAGATCACACTTAGAGGAGAAGCCCTATAAATGCAATGAGTGTGGAAAAACCTTCTGTCAGAAGTTACACCTCACTCAACACCTGAGGACTCACTcaggggagaaaccctatgaatgtaatgaatgtgggaaaaccttctGCCAAAAGACACATCTCACCTTACACCAGAGAAACCATTCAGGAGAGAGACCGTATCCATGTAATGAATGTGGCAAATCCTTCTCCCGCAAGTCAGCCCTCAGTGACCATCAGAGAACGCACACGGGAGAGAAACTTTATaagtgtaatgaatgtgggaaatcctATTACCGAAAATCCACCCTTATTACACATCAGAGaacacacacaggagagaaaccctatcagtgtagtgaatgtgggaaattcttTTCTCGGGTGTCATACCTCACTATCCATTACAGAAGTCATTTAGAAGAGAAGCCCTATGAATGCAATGAATGTGGCAAAACCTTCAATCTAAACTCAGCCTTCATTAGACATCGGAAAGTACACACAGATGAGAAACCCCACGAATGTAGTGAGTGTGGAAAGTTCTCATATCTCACCAACCATCACACAACTCACTTAggagagaagccctatgaatgtagtgaatgtgggaaaaccttACTTGAAAATTCAGCCTTCAATGGGCACCAGTCActtcccaaaggggaaaagtCCTATGAATGTAACATATGCGGGAAATTGTTCTCTGAGCTGTCATACTATACTATACATTATAGAAGTCATTCAGAAGAGAAGCCCTACGGATGTAACgaatgtgggaaaaccttctCCCATAACTCATCCCTCTTTAGACATCAAAGAgtccacacaggagagaaaccctacgAGTGTTATGAATGTGGGAAGTTCTTCTCTCAGAAGTCTTACCTCACTATACATCATAGAATTCATTCAggagagaagccctatgaatgtaGTAAGTGCGGGAAAGTTTTCTCTCGGATGTCAAACCTCACCGTACATTATAGAAGCCATTCAggagagaagccctatgaatgtaACGAATGTGGGAAAGTCTTTTCTCAGAAGTCATACCTCACTGTGCATTATAGAACTCATTCAggagagaagccctatgaatgtaatgaatgtgggaaaaagTTCCACCACAGGTCAGCCTTCAATAGCCATCAGAGAATTCACAGGAGAGGGAATATGAACGTACTTGACATGGGAATGCTCCTCTGA